The proteins below come from a single bacterium genomic window:
- a CDS encoding BamA/TamA family outer membrane protein, whose product MPIQRIREIKIANQLVLKPEEIIRSSGLFHNQDFSSDLIEPAERRIQERLARSAYENSNVKISIHRLKELPLVDVTIQIKQGSPTLVSAINTTIELPQKVKNWLNKRYLKRPFTEQKRRRINRLLGAEFRKSGFLRAHFTVSERRDQDQNIILDLVGSIGNKTKIGFTGNKLLSRSELLKLIAEQTERSRLSRGLVDSIAETIRNKYQELGHYFVRVDPRIEDDFASISFRIRESRSVRFKFLLISGNDQLSKQEVKKIIGWRERSLLTGFRRPGQIFTEQQLLEFVDLIKAKYSELGFEEAVVIPKVSRKDRDTLVLEFTINEGPQITYHEIEFVWNEHTCRKLVDCVPAEYQDVLQILEAAILKVKTGRFINLVIESQDLIRTRLIQAGYPSVAVTFLQNPPIVKFIVTTGPKITIGNIALKQNLFTKPHVIQRELQFQSGDLWDAMLLQETELKLYRTGLFEGVTLEPADGKLDSPTEDLVVRVAERDSGSISTGIGFDTEDGLHLLGEIKQQNLNGEGNTLLAAIDAYFKTGGSAFDAGRAKLLFSNPHIFDSETEFYSEVFAQTSINLYQNFNFRRYGANLLFRAPIGERWTAGVGGTTFLEDLFDQEEDIIISEYDDNTVQHAQLRLEVDGVYLDDRFNPRSGWRFHADGKIASSTFGSDVNYAGGQVAQGFHLPLSDLFTFAQGLKLEGYTPFDSTDVLPLSQRLFLGGRSSLRGFARNKVGPKGFADHVVGGDLALVLNSELKYQFADRALFVLFLDLGKSILKNPGEIFTGDPLSISFSNLRYSPGIGCRYETPIGPLSIDLGFNPDREAGEQRFRVYLSIGNIF is encoded by the coding sequence TTGCCAATTCAAAGAATCCGCGAGATTAAAATCGCCAATCAACTAGTGCTTAAACCCGAGGAAATTATTCGATCATCTGGTCTATTTCATAACCAAGACTTTTCTTCGGATCTAATTGAGCCAGCAGAGCGACGCATTCAGGAGCGTCTAGCACGAAGTGCCTATGAAAATTCGAATGTTAAGATTAGTATTCATCGACTCAAGGAATTACCGCTTGTGGATGTAACGATCCAAATTAAGCAAGGATCTCCAACGCTAGTTAGTGCAATTAATACGACCATAGAGTTACCACAGAAAGTAAAAAATTGGCTGAATAAACGCTATTTGAAACGGCCCTTCACTGAACAAAAAAGGCGGCGTATTAATCGTCTCCTTGGAGCGGAGTTTCGCAAAAGCGGCTTTCTTCGGGCGCACTTCACTGTCAGTGAACGTCGCGACCAGGATCAAAATATCATTCTGGATCTTGTAGGCTCAATTGGCAACAAGACCAAAATTGGCTTTACAGGGAATAAATTACTCTCGCGCAGTGAATTACTGAAATTAATCGCAGAACAAACAGAGCGTTCGCGCTTAAGTCGCGGTCTTGTTGATTCAATTGCAGAAACTATTCGCAATAAGTATCAAGAATTAGGGCATTATTTTGTCCGTGTCGACCCAAGAATCGAAGATGATTTTGCTAGTATTAGCTTTCGCATTAGAGAATCACGCTCGGTTAGATTTAAATTTTTGTTAATCTCCGGGAATGATCAGCTTTCAAAGCAAGAAGTAAAAAAAATTATTGGTTGGCGTGAACGCAGTCTACTCACCGGATTTCGCCGCCCGGGGCAAATTTTTACAGAGCAGCAATTACTCGAGTTTGTAGATCTGATTAAGGCAAAGTACTCCGAACTCGGGTTCGAAGAAGCGGTTGTGATCCCAAAAGTAAGCCGCAAGGATCGAGATACCCTAGTATTAGAATTTACGATTAACGAAGGACCGCAAATTACTTATCACGAAATTGAATTTGTATGGAATGAGCATACTTGCCGTAAGTTAGTGGACTGTGTTCCCGCGGAGTATCAGGATGTACTACAAATACTTGAAGCTGCGATTTTAAAAGTAAAAACTGGGCGATTTATTAACCTTGTTATTGAAAGTCAAGATTTAATTCGCACAAGGTTAATACAAGCTGGCTATCCAAGTGTAGCGGTAACTTTTTTACAAAACCCACCAATCGTTAAGTTTATAGTGACCACTGGGCCGAAAATTACGATTGGTAATATTGCTCTCAAACAAAATTTATTTACTAAACCCCATGTGATTCAACGCGAACTGCAATTTCAGTCTGGTGATCTATGGGATGCAATGTTGTTGCAAGAGACAGAACTTAAGCTATATCGCACAGGACTATTTGAAGGCGTGACGCTCGAGCCTGCTGATGGGAAGCTCGATAGTCCTACTGAAGACTTAGTGGTGAGAGTAGCTGAGCGAGACTCTGGTTCAATCTCAACTGGAATTGGGTTTGATACGGAAGATGGTTTGCATCTATTGGGCGAAATAAAACAGCAGAATCTAAATGGCGAGGGCAATACCTTGCTTGCGGCAATTGACGCCTACTTTAAAACTGGTGGAAGTGCATTTGATGCAGGACGAGCTAAGTTATTATTTTCGAACCCGCACATTTTTGATTCCGAGACGGAATTTTACTCAGAAGTATTCGCGCAAACTTCAATCAATCTTTATCAGAATTTCAACTTCCGCCGCTATGGAGCAAATCTGCTTTTTAGAGCGCCAATTGGCGAACGTTGGACTGCAGGAGTCGGTGGCACAACGTTTCTTGAAGATCTCTTCGATCAGGAAGAAGATATCATTATCAGTGAATATGATGATAACACTGTGCAACATGCGCAGCTGCGTCTAGAGGTAGATGGTGTGTACTTAGACGATCGGTTTAACCCGCGTAGTGGCTGGAGATTTCATGCTGATGGAAAGATTGCTAGTTCTACCTTTGGCTCGGATGTTAACTATGCTGGAGGGCAAGTCGCACAAGGGTTCCATCTGCCACTTTCTGATTTATTTACTTTCGCGCAAGGGTTGAAATTAGAAGGTTACACGCCATTTGATAGCACCGATGTTTTGCCGCTAAGCCAACGTCTTTTTCTTGGGGGACGTTCAAGCTTGCGGGGTTTTGCCCGCAATAAAGTTGGTCCGAAAGGATTTGCAGATCATGTTGTGGGTGGTGATTTGGCACTCGTGCTAAATTCTGAGTTAAAATATCAGTTCGCCGATCGTGCCCTATTTGTTTTGTTTTTAGATCTTGGTAAGTCAATTCTAAAAAACCCCGGAGAAATTTTTACAGGTGACCCACTAAGTATTTCGTTTTCAAATTTAAGGTACTCACCTGGAATAGGATGTCGCTATGAGACGCCGATTGGGCCACTGAGTATTGACCTTGGGTTTAACCCTGATCGTG